ACAGAACGAGACTCTCACAcctctgaaaaacacacaaaatccacacaaaggtttaaaaacaaatcaacacAAACAGATTCCTTCTGACTAATGAGGGAAGAAAATATGAGGGTGGGCTGAAAAATTCATAGGCTGACTAAGAAGGAGTTATCATACAGTAAGTATATTTGGCATGCCATAAATTCAACATTTACTGATGCCAACTGCATCTTTTCTTTCCAGTTAAACCCAAACTGGATACAGAATTGAGGACTTGGAGAAGTAGTACTAGAGACATTTTGtaaaaacagattaaatttGGCACCGTGGTGTTATCAAATATTAGGGGATGATGCTCCAGCTTTATCAACTGTCCAAAAGTGGGCAGCTAAATTCTAGAGGGTTacgaaggggggggggggggggggggggtgctacgACTTCACACCTGATCAAAAGCACACCAGGCTGGTCATGTCGCAGGTGAACTTGGCACTTTTTGAAGCAAATCCAGCCGGCTTTAATGAACGTTTCCTTGCCCAAGATGAATGTTGGGGTCACCACTTTGAGCCAGAGACCAAACGGCAGTCcatgcagtggaaaaaaaaatcaccttctCCCCCACCAAAGAAGGCCAAGGTGGTGTCATCAGCAGGGAAGGTGGTGGTCTCCACACCATCAATGGAGAGCACAATGCCAACTTGCTGAGACAGCTGTGAAAGTCAAGCAAGTCAAAACGACCTGGAAAACTGACGAAGGGGGTCCTGTTTCACCAGGACAACGCTCCTGCACACAAGTCTGTGGCTGCAGTGGCTGCTGTGCATAACTGGTATTTGAGCTGGTTGATCACCATCCATATTCTCCTGATCTTGCACCATCTGACTATTTTCTGTTCctcaacatgaaataaaaaacacttGGCTGGGAAGCAGTATCAGACCGATGATCAGACCATCTCTGCTGCTGAGGACTTTTTTGAGGGTCAGGATGAGAGCTTCTATACCACTGTGTGGACCGCAGGGGGAGACTacgtccaaaaataaaacacatttggtcAAGTTCGACCACTGCATCGTGGTCAGTCTATGAACTTTTCAGTGGTAAGCAGCTGATCTTTCTATCTCCTAACTGGAAGCTTAAGTATCTTTTAAGTCATTCAATGGCTCATTGAGACCAGATGGATCTCTGTATGTTTGATCACTTGATCAGCAACTTTAATCAAATCTTTTTCCAATCCTTATCATGATAATTACAGCCAAAATACTTTTAACACTGAAGAAAGGTTTCACATGGAATAATTCCATTGTGTTTCTGATCTCTTTGTTCTGATAAGACTGATAGATTTGACACAGAAAAAGGATGATCGGGCTGACTGTCATCCCCTTGTGATGTTAATCTTTCTGTTAAAATTTCAGTGCATTTCCTAAAGGGTTTTTTTCCTACACACACTGCAAGTGCAAATGAAATTGAGACAACAGGAACACTGACTGGAGAGTTTGTGACCAGACTGACCCTTTGGCTTTGCAGACTGAGGCTGGTACTCTGAATTCTCTTGGCGCTGTAGGGGTCTGAAGGGTCTGACAGGTCCTGACATAAAGAACAGATCCACTCGGACCTGCACGGCAAAGACGAACAAACAGACAACAGGATGTAGAGGCCAGTGTGTttcatttccacttttttttttgatattatAGCTGCTCAAAGCAAACACTTTCTGCAGGTGTAAAAAGTCAATCAGGAAGAGCAGGTTGATGTTGTTCATGGGCTCTGAACATGAACCATGTCTGgaaagttttgagcctaatttataataattaaataGAAACACAAAATGGTTAAACCCTCAGACTGAGTTTAAGACTTACTTTCAATACTCTTGTTAAATTTCAGTGCACAGACATTCATCGTGTTAAAGGAGCAAAAGGACAAAACTTGTTTGGATTCTCACCAAAAGTCAGGTCCGACAGGAGGAATGTGGCAGTCTCTGTGGTATCCTCGACCGCAGGCTGAGCAGATGATCGAAGTGCCGGGTGACGCACAAACCGAACAGGGAAGTATCTCCAGGGTCACAGGAGAGTCTGGAGATGATAAAGGCCTTTTGAAATCTTCTTTGTCGCTTGACCCGTCATCAGTGTCGGACTGTAACAAAGCAGAACAGCAGTAGTCTCAGCTGGACACCTTCAAGCTAACAGGTTAATTTTATAATCCGAACTTCTAAATTTTGCCTTGATTAAACAGACATCCTACGTGACGTCCTACCTGAGAGTCCTCACTCATTTCCTCCAGGTAAATCTCATCTTCAGTCTCTCCGGGCAACAGACGAAAACTGGGAAGGGGCTGGCCAGAACTTGGCAGGGACAGAGGCAGTCTTAACACAGACACTTTGGGCTGCCACTGACTCAGACTGAAGTCCTGCTGTCCAATCACAGCGCTCACCTCTTCACTCTCCTCGTCTAAAGTCTCCAGTGCAGAAGGGTTGCTTTCAGGTTCTTCAGAAAGAAAGGGGGTCAGTTTTGTTTCTTCAGAGATGACAGCATTGTGTTTGGTTTCTTTAGTTTCCTGTGCCTTCTCCGTATGCTGCATGCTGTTATCACAGTGAGAGTCAACCACAGAGTCCACCACCGGAATCTGCTGATTTTGTtccccagaggaggaggaataaAGTGTGCTGTCAGAATCAAGTTTCTGAAGAGGGGCCAATGGGCTGCTGGGTACAGCTGGGCTCTTATCTTCCAGGGTTTGTTGATTTGATGGCAACGTGCTGCTCGGGCCATCAGAACTGGAGTTTCCACCGGAAGTCTCTGGACTCACTTCTGTGATTGTGCTTTCCTTGAGGCCACTTGGTTTCTGCATTATGGCCAGGTGGGAAGCATGATTATCAGGTAGCTTGAAGACAGCAGCCTCATTGAGCAGCACCTGATACGTACTCTGAGTGTTGGTTAGCATGACAATTGTGGGCTGGTTCTGGTGGGGACCAACTGTTTGGTTCAGAACCTGTAATGGTTGGACAGGTTGAAGGGTGGGAAGAGACTGACTTGCTGACAGCGGGAAAGTGGAGCCAGGAGGCAGCATGCTTAAACACTTAACTGAGGCCCTGGAGGCATTAGTTTTGGGGAGGAACCAATAGGTGGGAGATGAACTACTGTTACCAGAGGCGGGAGAATTGATGAAGGAAGACAAGGTAGGAGTAACAGTGGTAGTAAAGATCTGTGAAGTACTAAGATGGTTGAATGGAACAAGTGAGTAAGTAGTATGGAGGAGGGAGCCATGGGGCATTGcagaagaggtggaggtgagCGGGGTCGCAGAGGAGGTGTGTGTGAAAGCTATAGACGACGAAGTGTATGAGGAATTCCAAAGAGTTGAAGGAATCCTGACTGGAACAAGTGAGGCAGTGTTAGTGTTGGTCAGACCAGAAAAGGTGGAGACAGGTGGGTTGGTGGAGGAGTTTACCAAGGAGGAAGCAGTGGGATAAGAGGTAGATGAGAAAGTGTTGACTGGAACAAGTAAGTTAGTGTTTTTGGAGTTTCCTGTTTGGAGGAGGGGGCTGCAAGAAGACGCAGGACAGGTGGAGATGAATTTAGGAGGtgtggtggaggaggtggttgtAGAACATGCCAACACCACAGACGAAGGTGTAGAGAGAGGCTTAAACTGATTTGGAGAGGCACGCGGCGATGTagaaaaactgctgatctgaacaggTGCTCCAGCCTTCCTGGAGAGGATTTTAGAGAAAGGTGCCAATTGGGTGGAAGAGACGGTCGGAGGAGCAACAGATGAGGGACACATggaggaggaaagagggagATTAGACTGATTGCAGGACACAAGCTCAACTGAAGGGTGACTTTTGGAACTATCTGGAACAACTATGTTAGTAACACTGGTGTTGGGAGTTTGGAAACGAGGCCTGGTGGAGGCTGCTGGACAGGtggaggtggaaagagtggtgGATAAGGAAACTGAAGGGGGAAGACTCAACTGATTGGTTAAATGTGCTGATGGTGAAGAGAGGCTATTGGTGCCAACAGGTGTGCTAATGTCTGAAGAGGGGCCAGTTTGGGCGATGGAGCCAGTGAACATTGAACTGGAGgtggaaggagaggaggaggtggcggATAGAGGAAGTCTCAACTGACTGGACAAACATGCTGACGGTGAAGAAGAGCTAGTGATGGTAACGGGAGTGGGAATGCCTGAGGTGGTGCCAGTTTTAATGGGGCCAGTGGGTACTGGATGGGTGGAGATGGAATGAGTGATGGCGGAGGGACAGGGAAGCCTGGAGGTTGTGGAGGATGGCAGAACACTCAACCGATCAGACAGGGATGTTGATTGTGAAGGGAGAGCGCCGATGGTAACTGGTGCCTTACAGTTCAAAGTTTTGCCAGTTTGAATGATGGGGTCAGTGGGCAGTGGAAAAGTAGAGGGATGAGCAGAAGAAGTGACGgagggagaggagctggagctgaaggaggagcaGGACGAGGGGAAATGCTGATGACTAGATAAGAGCGTGCACAAAGGAGAGGCATGGCTGGCTGGAGTGCCTGAGGAACtacaggaggggaggaggggcCTGCTAGAGGACGTAGGACAGGTGGAGGTTGGAGGAAGAGCATGACTCAACTGACCAGACTGGGAGCTTGTGGAGGCAGACTGAGGATTTACTGGATGGTGTATCTCAATATGTTCTTTTGTGAGGAGATTGTAAAGGGTTAGGTTGGAGGAAAATTTGTTGAAGGCAGAAAATGAATTTGATGATGGagatggagagggagagggtGTAGCAACACAGTCATTTGAAACAGGTGATGCTGAAGGGCTGGAGGAGATCAGTGAGTTGATGGAAGAAATGGAGTATCTCCTGGACTTGGGAGAAAACTCAGCATAGGAGGAAGCTGGCAATGGATTAAGTGAAGGAGAGCCGGAGGTACTGTCCATCACAGTGCTGGAGATGGGGTTACAGGTGGAGGTGGGAGGAGGGACGGCAGTagcttctgtgtttttatccGAGGTTGGCCGCACAGAAAAGGGGATCCATGAAATGTGAAGTTTACCTGGAAACCGAAACAATGTTGAGTTACAGTTTGTTACCTTTACATcacaaggaggaggaagaggagaagtggaggaggaggagggtgcagccttttatttttaaatccaagTCAGACAGCTTGGAGACTGAACGTGCTGTAAAACTGAAGatccaaaaacataaaagcagATAAATGGGCCAGACTTACAAAGTTCAGAGAAGGTTTCCTGGTAGTCCTTCTTGGTGATGAGCTTCACTTCGGGCATTTTCAGAGGGGGATCTGAGTCCTGCTCTAGAAGAGCCTTCATCTCAGATTTAATCTGGGACAAAGAAATGTAAGGATGAACTGGGTCTTAATCTGCACATTCAGTTGTGCCTTTGTTaagttttcattcattcagcagGCCTTTCTGACATGTCTGGAGTCTAAAGGTTGGTTCGTGCCTTCCTCGAGTGCACTCAGTGTTAAAATTATTCACAGGATTCGAAaacttgtattttatgtttcttcgtgctaaatcaccagattaatgattttctgcagcattaatttcattgttgtacattttttaaatgtttttcataGACTTTTTTAATCAAtgtgtcatcatcatcagataACATCTGTGATTGTAGAGCAGgtggcactgtgtgcagaagAAGAGTCACATGACATGCAAAGCGCCCCTTTTTACGTGAGCGTgctcagagcctgaagcagagaACGTTCATAACCACTGTCACAATACCGCTATCTCCAACTGGGCTTTAAGTTTTGTTAAGCCAGCTAACACAAGAAAGCCTGGCTTTGTTGAACTTCAGCCCTCAAGGCAAATATCAGAGGACTGGGTCATAGTTTCGCCGCTCTTTTGACATTGCTTTTAAAAAGGGTGTAGAGGAAACGGCCTGGATTTGTGATAACGATCGCATCTACATTAGCGTAGACAATACACATCTGTGAACATGGGACACCCcagtcttgtttttttgcttctaaCAGTTGTTACATTTCAGTCATGactgtttgtgcatgtttgatATCATGACGTGTAGATAtatgttttacatgtttttattgtgtaacGCGCTCTGAATGACCTTGTGTCTCCACAGTGCTATTCAAACAGATATGACTAATaatttccaagatggcgccacggtaggcagcctgttactgcagctcccaggttacttccctttcttgtgtgtttttcttgtgttttaagtttttctttcagactcttagTTTCGTAGTTATATCGGATATCAAACCCGCCATGGACCTGCAAAGTTTCATTAGAGTAGTGGCACTCCTTCTactctttttgggacttttcaccacttcatctggagaaccggtgagccactctattgtttacagccgggatcagctgttagccctgtgcaACAGGAGAGTACTCCCGGAGGAGCAACCCGAGATTCCGAAGGAATTACGGCGTCgggggaggggatgcagagctggaacgaagtaccgggagaggaggagacggtacaaaccgagcattccatctattctcatggGTAACATAAGATCTTTAcccaacaagatggaagagctgATGGCGCTACCAagactgcagtgggagtaccagcagagcagcctcctgctgttcacggaGACTTGGCTCACGGACCACACACCGGACTCTGTTGTAACATTGGAGGGCTTTCAGCTGGTGAGAGCGGACCGGAGCAtgagggagagtggtaagaggagaggtgggggactggcgatgtacgttaatgagagatggtgtaacccaggacacatcactgtgaaggagcagcgctgtaccaaagaTATTGAACTGTTAGTGGTTAGCGTTCGGCCATACCACCTggcccgggagttttcacatgttattgtgttaattGTTTACATCCCCCCTCGGCCGACGCTACggcagcctgtgaggacatccacaccaccgtctctcagttacagacggcacatccgcagtccctgattatcatctctggggacttcaaccatgcctcaccttcttccactctccctaacttcacccagtatgttaactgccacacaagggacaataaaactctagacctgctgtttgccaacacaagggaggcttacagctcatcacctctatccccgcttggccactcagaccacaacctggtcattcttcaccccacctacacccccattgtgaagaggaaaccccccaccaagaagacaataagaaagtggtctgaggactgcagtgaggccctgagagactgttttgaatgtacagactggcaggaactctgcaggcctcacggtgaggacatcgacgccctcacccactgcatcaca
This window of the Archocentrus centrarchus isolate MPI-CPG fArcCen1 chromosome 16, fArcCen1, whole genome shotgun sequence genome carries:
- the trim33l gene encoding flocculation protein FLO11 — its product is MELTGDPGESLSQQCSNCDSTLAACWCLDCNEALCSICVSAHRRVTVTRSHRLLHHPPEGNILSSPTKFCRLHPSEPLKLICFTCKQLTCRDCQLATHMNHRYQFVSETMVTLKKQLDMYAHSIKRQEDAVRQSTQDMETRLQLIEQSESHLRTLLQEGFISFAKILKANMMSLHKDMQKVYELECEQIQGRMTKLKQLQQSQSSVKETLEKARTLADLPSLLTLTVQIKSEMKALLEQDSDPPLKMPEVKLITKKDYQETFSELCKLHISWIPFSVRPTSDKNTEATAVPPPTSTCNPISSTVMDSTSGSPSLNPLPASSYAEFSPKSRRYSISSINSLISSSPSASPVSNDCVATPSPSPSPSSNSFSAFNKFSSNLTLYNLLTKEHIEIHHPVNPQSASTSSQSGQLSHALPPTSTCPTSSSRPLLPSCSSSGTPASHASPLCTLLSSHQHFPSSCSSFSSSSSPSVTSSAHPSTFPLPTDPIIQTGKTLNCKAPVTIGALPSQSTSLSDRLSVLPSSTTSRLPCPSAITHSISTHPVPTGPIKTGTTSGIPTPVTITSSSSPSACLSSQLRLPLSATSSSPSTSSSMFTGSIAQTGPSSDISTPVGTNSLSSPSAHLTNQLSLPPSVSLSTTLSTSTCPAASTRPRFQTPNTSVTNIVVPDSSKSHPSVELVSCNQSNLPLSSSMCPSSVAPPTVSSTQLAPFSKILSRKAGAPVQISSFSTSPRASPNQFKPLSTPSSVVLACSTTTSSTTPPKFISTCPASSCSPLLQTGNSKNTNLLVPVNTFSSTSYPTASSLVNSSTNPPVSTFSGLTNTNTASLVPVRIPSTLWNSSYTSSSIAFTHTSSATPLTSTSSAMPHGSLLHTTYSLVPFNHLSTSQIFTTTVTPTLSSFINSPASGNSSSSPTYWFLPKTNASRASVKCLSMLPPGSTFPLSASQSLPTLQPVQPLQVLNQTVGPHQNQPTIVMLTNTQSTYQVLLNEAAVFKLPDNHASHLAIMQKPSGLKESTITEVSPETSGGNSSSDGPSSTLPSNQQTLEDKSPAVPSSPLAPLQKLDSDSTLYSSSSGEQNQQIPVVDSVVDSHCDNSMQHTEKAQETKETKHNAVISEETKLTPFLSEEPESNPSALETLDEESEEVSAVIGQQDFSLSQWQPKVSVLRLPLSLPSSGQPLPSFRLLPGETEDEIYLEEMSEDSQSDTDDGSSDKEDFKRPLSSPDSPVTLEILPCSVCASPGTSIICSACGRGYHRDCHIPPVGPDFWSEWICSLCQDLSDPSDPYSAKRIQSTSLSLQSQRRCESLVLYLKVEVCSRCSEFGGLSRLKLISDRLTLRRPPPYQTAAQLVSDMWALFTDASQDAELNKLQESFQKNLVETLGPVVHPSLLTAPTPNPPPAAGCADGSQHSGEEKSESSKVEEEEELIPGSKLKDFRKRLRDFLDLKGSSGTKRAKREDE